In Edaphobacter aggregans, the sequence AGGGGTGCAGGGGAGGGGAAGGCCCGCCGACCATCATTGAGTGGGAGAAGTCCTGGCATCTACGATCTAAGCGAGATCAGAGAGGCAGTTTTTGACACTGCCGCCGCATTTGTTTGAATAACGTGACTGCAAACGAAACACTACATCTCAGCGGCATGTAGGGGTCACTAAGCCCACCGCCTATGTTGCCCACTGCACCTGCTCCGAAGTTGTAGGATTGAATCCTGCTGTGCCCACCAAATACTCCATATAAATCAATGATTTACTGTTTACTATCGAATAAGTGTATGGCTGAGTTCCACCGGAAGCAGCCAGCGTATTAGTGTATTGCTGTCCGACAATAGACGGCGATGGAACTGAATTCGACGTCTTCGATATCCGTCTGCCGGTCCCATGATTCCCATTCAATGAGTGTCTCAATGCTTTCCTGCACGCGGCGCCGTAACTCATCTACCGGTAACGCATCGAGTTCGACGGTGGGAGCCTTTATCCCAAACCGTCTTTGGAATGCTTTGGCGCGGCTATCGGTCAGCTTGACGCGCTGCGGCGGCAAGTTGAAGGCCTTGATGTCCGATGGATGGATGGCGAGGCGAATCATGGAGAATTCCTTGCCGCTGGCAGCTTGTGTGCGCTGGCGGATATCCCGCTCTATGTCATGACCGGATGGATCGTGGTCGCCCAGGTAGAAGACGGTGATCGGCTTGTCGATATCTTCGAACAGATTGCCGATTTTGCCTTCCATACCGGTGGAACCGAAGCCGCGGCAGGCGCGCAACATCACACCATACTCTTGCGTGATGGGACGAAGGGAACCTTGTGAACACGGTCGTGGTGCACCCAGTTCACGCTCGAGCGGCGCCGATCCTGGATTTCGAGTTTGGCGATGCGGAGGCGATCCTCTACATCCCGTCGAACGGAATGCCTCCCATCCTGTCGCCGCGTACCGTCCTGATCGGGATGCAGACGGGTCGGCGCGGTGAACTTCATATCAGCGGAACAGTGGATTCCTTCGCGATCCTGTTCCAACCCGATGGACTCGATCTCCTCTTTGCCCTGCCAGCGCAAGAGTTCACGGATCGAAGTTTCGATGCTGAATCGGTGTTTGGCCGGATGATCGCGCGCTTCCATGAGCGGCTCGCCGATTGCCGTTCCTCCGAAGAGCGTGTCTCCGTCGCCAACCAATTTCTCATTCAGCATGCCCACGCAACGCGCACCCGGGACGGAATCACGGCGGCAGCACATCAGATGTTGTTGGAAGCCGCGGCTGGAGGCATACCGGCCATGGCTGAACGAGCCGGCCTCAGTGCGCGCCAATTTCGACGAATTTTCCTGCAAAGAGTTGGCGTGAGTCCCAAGCTCTTCGCGCGCATTGCGCGGTTCGAAGGGGCGCTCGACCGAATGGCTCGCTCTTCCGGCGGTTCATGGACTGAGGTTGCGCATCGTTTCGGCTACTACGACCAGATGCATATGGTCCACGAATTCGCTCAGTTCACTGGTGAAACCCCGACCCGGACGCTACATTATTTTGAGACGGCGTTTCAGCGGCAGATGAGTGCGATGCGGTCCAGTAACGGACCACGCTGCGATGGCGGGCGATGGATCCTTTAACCCTGCGGTACATGCCCGCAGTCTTGCAGGTCGACTGACTCTTGCGAGTCGGTGGCCAGGAGACTGCAGGCGCGCTCTCCGCTGGCGAAACGCGTAGGGTTCAGCACAACCTGATTTGCAAAGGATGACCTTACTCTGCATTATGAGGTGAACGTTCTGGGCCTGCATCGAATGCCTGGAGGATGTATGATCTCCCGCGCGGAAACGGGTTAGGGCTAATAAATCGCTTTAGTAGAATCATTGCGCTTGCTTAACGTCGCCTCGCCTCACTATATTGGTGGTCCTTACTTATGGGCTTGATATTGACAACCGTTCCGCGGAAGCGGACTCTCCTCTTTCAAAGGTTGCTTCTTCTCAGCTTCTTTCTTCCAGCCATCGCGGCCTTGTCTCAGGCGCCTGCCATTACAGCTACTGTCGACGTTGCGAAGACAGGCGGGCCCATCTCCAAGAACATATATGGGCAGTTCCTTGAGCACGGCGGAGATATCGTTAATGCGGGCATCTGGTCGGAGATGCTTGTCGATCGGAAGTTCTTCTACCCGGTAGCGACTGTCGCGCCCACGCCTCCGCCCGCGATCGGTAATGCCGCGGGAAATCCCAGGTTTGAAAATATCCCCAAGCGCTGGTGGGCGCCTGTCGGCGGCGACAGCGCCGTCAGGATGGACAGCAAAGCTCCCTACACCGGCGACCAATCGCCGGCTGTGCGTCTCAGCCCATCTGAGCCGCATGGCTTACGACAGTCGGGCCTTTTTGTTCGTAGCAAGAAAACGTATACCGGCCGCATCATTCTCGCGGGCACGCCGGGCACGGTCGTCAAGGTCGCACTGGTCGGGGGCAGCGGCGCTACCGGCCGCCAATCCATCACAATCCACACGCTTGGCTGGGGGTATCGCACCTATCCCCTGCGCTACACAGCCGACGCCGACAGCGACAACGCCACGCTCGAGATCACCGGCACCGGCACGGGCGAGTTTCACGTGGGTGCGGTGTCGCTGATGTCCGCGGACAACATCGAGGGGTTTCGCCCTGAGGTTATCGCCGTGCTCAAGCAGCTGCGCTTCGGCGTTCTGCGCTTCCCTGGCGGCAACTTTGTTTCTTCCTACGAGTGGCGCTACGGGGTGGGTGATATCGACAAGCGGCCGCCCATCTTCGACCCTGTTTGGCACGCCTTGCAGCCGAATGACGTCGGCACCGATGAGTTCCTGACGCTGTGCAAACTGCTCGGCGTCGACCCGTATATCACAGTGAACGCCGGCTTCGGTGACGCTTGGTCAGCCCGCGAGCTGGTGGAGTATACCAACGGCGCGGTCACCACCCCCATGGGCAAGTGGCGCGCGCAGAACGGCCACTCGACACCGTACAACGTCAAGCTGTGGGGCATCGGTAACGAGCCATGGGGCGACTACCAGATGGGCGCCATGGCGCTGCAGCAGTATGAAGTGAAGCACAACATCTTCGCCAAGGAGATGAGGAAGATCGACCCAACCATCATGCTGATTGCCGGCGGCGCCATGCCGGACGTGATGGAGGGCGCCGACCAGGCGCGCCGCATCAATGGGCAGTACGTGCCCGACTACCTGTCCGCGGCCGACTGGACAGGCCAGCTGCTCCTGCACTGCCTGTCGAATATCGACATGGTGAGCGAGCACTACTATGCCTCCGGCACCGAGCACACCGACATGAAGCTGGGCAAGAAGGTGCCCATCGAGCCTCCACTCTCCTTTATTGAATCGCAGCGTGCCGCCGCCGTGCAGGTGCGCGCCAAGTACGAGCACTACGAGAAGTACCTGGAACTCATCCCCGCGCTCAGGGCCAAGCCTGTTCCCATCGCCATCGACGAGTGGGCCTACTTCCTTCCCGGCAAGCGCGACTCTTACCACACCGTTCCGGCTTATGCCTGGGCGTTCCACGAGATGTTCCGCCACTCCGACATCTTCCAGATGGCGAACCTCACCTTTGCTACGGCGACTTTCAGCTCCAACGGCACCGAGGCCGTGCTGAATCCGACTGGACTGTTGTTCAAGATGTACCGCGACCACTTCGGTGTAATCCCAGTGGAGGTAGGCGGCAACTCGCCGCAACCTAAACCCGCCTTCCCCGCGGGCGGCGACCAGCCTGCGGTCAACCCCGGTAGCCCAACTTATCCGCTGGATGTAAGCGCCGCTCTGAGCGGGGACCGCAAGACCCTGACCATCGCAGTGCTCAACCCGTCTGACGCCGAGCATAGCATTCACCTGGACATCCAGGGTGCAGCGCTGGCCTCCGCCGGCAAGCTGTGGCGCATGGCGCCGAACTCCATCGATGCCACGGTCAAGGCCGGCTCGCCCGCCGAGGTGCAGGTGGAAGAACAGTCACTCGGCGCCCTGCCCGCCGCAGTCACGCTTCGCCCCTTCAGCGTCAACATCTACTCCTACCCCGTTCAGTAAAGGTTTGTTCCCAGCCATGCTCGAAGCCCGCAAGCTTTTCCTCCACGTCACTACGCTCCACGTCACCATGCTCGCCTCCATCTTATGGTGCGGCGCATCGCTCGCAGCGCAGGTACAAACTATCGTGCCGCCTCCGGTTCCAGGCGCCAGGCCCGTCACGGTGGAACGCATCAAGGTCCACAGCGCGGCCATCGAGGGCAACTTTGAGGGCGAGACGGCCGACCGCGACGTGATCGTCTTTCTACCGCCCAGCTACAAGCACGACACGGGGCGCCACTACCCGGTGTTGTACGCGCTGCACGGCTACTTCATCGGTGCCGAGCAGTGGACGGGCGAGATCCACGTGCCGCAGACCATCGAGGGCGCCATTGCGCAGGGCGCAGGGGAGATGATCGTCGTCCTGCCCGACTCGAAGACCGTCTATCTCGGATCGTTCTATTCCAGTTCGGCCACCACAGGCGATTTCGAGCGCTTTATCTTCCACGACCTGGTGGCCTACATCGATGCGCACTACCGCACCTTGCCGACGCGCGAAAGCCGCGGCCTGGTGGGCCACTCCATGGGTGGCTACGGCGCCTCGCGTATCGGCATGAAACACCCCGACGTGTTTGGCGCCCTGTACATGATGAGCCCTTGCTGCCTCTCGCCCATGACCGGCGGCGGGCCGGGGCCGGTCGACGATATGAAACAGCGCGCAATCGATGGCGAAAAGAAAGCAGGCACGGCGAAGTCGCCGGCTGAACTCGCTGCCGTATCGCCCGGCTTTGCGGCCGCGCCGTATGCCACCGCGGCCGCGTGGGCGCCCGACCCGAAGAACCCGCCTCTTTACTTCGACCTGCCCACCAAGGACGGGGTTCCGCAACCGGAGATCGTCGCTAAGCTCACGGCCAATGCGCCGCTTGCCTTTGTGGACCAGTACATCGGCAATCTAAAGCAGTATCGCGCCATCTCGATGGACGTGGGCGACCAGGATGGACTGCGCGTCGATGCGACCAAACTGCATGAGATGCTTGACCGCTACGGCATCGTCAACACTTTTACGGTTTACCCCGGTAGCCACACCAGCGCCGTGGCGGATCGCTTCCAAAACTTCGTAATGCCGTTCTTCAGCAAGAACCTTTGCTTCACCACCACCTGCAACTAGAGTTCAGCAACACCCGGAGAATGCCATGAAGCTTCATCTGAAACTGTCTCTCGCGTTCGCCGCCTTGTGCGCGGCAACGCTCGTGCCGGCTGGCGCGCAGCAGGACACGTCGCATATGCCGTTTATGAATCCGCAGCTTGCCCCGGAGGAACGCGCCACGGACCTGGTGCGTCGCATGACGCTCGCCGAAAAGGCATCGGAGATGCAGAACAACTCTGCCGCCGTGCCGCGCCTCAACATTCCGGCATACCAGTGGTGGAGCGAGGCTCTCCACGGCGTGATCAACGAGGGCGTAACCGAGTACCCAGAGCCGGTGGGCCTGGCCGCGACCTTTGACCCCGCAGGCATCCACACCATGGCGGCACAGATCGGTGTGGAAGGTCGCATCAAGCATGTGCAGAACCTGCGCGAGGGCCACATCGGCATCATGGGCGGGCTCGACTTTTGGTCGCCCAACCTGAACATCTTTCGCGATCCACGCTGGGGCCGTGGGCAGGAGACCTACGGCGAGGATCCCTTCCTGACCGGTCGCATGGGCGTGGCCTATGTAACGGGCCTGCAGGGCGACAACCCCAAGTACTACTTGGGCATTGCCACCCCCAAGCACTTCGCCGTGCACAGCGGCCCTGAGCCGACCCGTCACTTTGCCGATGTCGACGTGAGCAGGCACGACGAGGTCGACACCTACCAGCCTGCCTTTCGCGCAGCCATTGTCGAGGGCAAGGCTGCCTCGGTGATGTGCGCCTACAACGCCATAAATGGCGAGCCGGCTTGCGCTAACCAGTACCTGCTGCAGGACCAGCTACGGGGCAAGTGGGGCTTCCAGGGCTATGTCGTGTCTGACTGCGACGCCGTGCGCGATGTAGCAGCGAATCATCGCTATCGGCCCACGCAAGCACAGGGCGCGGCGATCTCGGTGATCCGAGGCATGGACAACGAGTGCGTGACCTTCACCACACGCTTTGGCGAGCCTGTTGAGAAGGCCTACATCGATGCCGTGCAGCAGGGCTACCTGCCCGAAAGCACGCTCGATACCGCGCTGATACGCCTGTTCACCGCACGCATCAAGCTCGGCATGTTTGACCCGCCCGCCATGGTGCCGTACTCGAGCATCGACGAGAGGGAGCTGGACAGCGCTGAGCATCGCGCCCACGCACGCAAGCTGGCCGAGGAGTCGATGGTGCTACTCAAGAACGATGGCCTGCTGCCGCTCAAGCCGGAGATCCGCAAGATCGCCGTGGTGGGCCCGCTGGCGGAGCAGACCCGGCCGCTCATCGGCAACTATGCGGGCCGCCCCACGCACATCGTCTCCATCCTTGACGGCCTGCACGCGCAGTTTCCCGGTGCCACCATCACCTACGTGCCCGGCATACAGTTTCTGCATCCCGATGGAACTCCCGTGCCCAACAACCTGCTTACTACCCCGGACGGCAACCCCGGGCTGCATGCCGAGTATAACGAGGGCCGGCGCGGCTTTGACGATGTGCCTAAGAAGCTCGTGGAACGCACCGAGCCCAACATCAACCTGTCTAAGGCGACCCTGCCCAAGGAGGTCGCGGACAGGAAGCGCTTCGGCGTGCAGTGGACGGGGTTTCTCACGCCCCCGGAGACAGGCGAGTACCTGCTCGGCGTGCGCAGCCAGGGCTTTGCTCGCGTGAGGGTCGATGGCAAGCAGGTGGCTTCGGCCGGAGGCGGTGGTCACGACCTTGAGCCCGCCATGGGCCGAGTGAAGCTTGAGAAGGGCCGCAAGGTTGCACTCGAAATCTCCGGCGGCACGCAGGACGGCAACGCTCATGCTGAGCTGATCTGGAGCAAGTACGATCCCACGGTCTCGCCTGAAGCCGTTGCCGTCGCGCGCGATGCCGACTCGATTATCGCTGTGGTCGGCATCACCAGCCAGCTCGAAGGCGAAGAGATGCCCGTGAGCGAGCCGGGCTTCCTGGGCGGCGACCGCACCAGCATTGACCTGCCGCAGCCTGAAGAAGACCTGGTAGAAGCGGTGGCAGCGACAGGCAAGCCCCTCGCCGTGGTGCTGATGAACGGCAGCGCGTTGGCCGTGAACTGGATCAACGACCACGCAAACGCGGTACTTGAGGCTTGGTACCCCGGTGAAGAAGGCGGCGCTGCTGTGGCGGAAACGTTGAGCGGGAAGAACAACCCCGCGGGTAGGCTGCCGGTCACCTTCTACAAAGGTCTGGAGGGTCTACCGAACTTTGAAGATTACGCGATGGCGAACCGGACTTACCGCTACTTCACCGGCAAGCCGCTCTACCCCTTCGGCTACGGCCTCAGCTACACCACGTTCGGCTACAGCGACCTCGTGCTTTCCTCCCCAACCGTTGCCGCCGGACAGCCCGTGGAGGCCGATGTCCTCGTGACCAACTCAGGCAAGCTCGCGGGGGACGAGGTTGTGCAGCTTTACCTGAAGTTCCCTGACGTTAAGGGAGCGCCGATCATGGCTCTTCGCAGCTTCGAACGCATCCACCTCGACCCGGGTGCAAGCCAGAAAGTTCATTTCCACCTCAACCCGCGTGACCTAGGCATGGTCACCGAGCTTGGCTCGCCCATCATCGCCGAGGGCGACTACAGCCTCAGCGTGGGCGGCGGGCAACCGGGAACCGGGAGCCCGGGGGTAAACGGCAAGTTCCACGTGACCGGCAATTACGCACTGCCCGAGTAGTTCCGCACCGCCAGAAAGGAACGCACCCTGTGACCCGTACACCTGTTCTTACCCGTCGAGAAGCACTGTTTCTTTCCGCCACAGCCGGTATCGCTGCTGCCACGCCGTCAACGCTGCTGGCCTCTGACAGCATCAAGACCGGCGTGCACCAGGAGCCTGGCTCCGTCTCCACGCCACGCTCCGCCATCGCCAAGACACAGTACGGCCCCGTCCGCGGATTCCTCTCTGGCGGTGTCTTTACCTTCAAAGGCGTGCCTTACGGCCAAAACTCTGGTGGTGAAAACCGCTGGCTCCCCCTCAAGCCGCCCACGCCCTGGACCGACGAGTACCCCGCCTTCAGCTACGGCGCCAACTGCCCGCAGTCCCTTCATCCCTGGACCGCAATCGAGCAAACCTTCATCCAAGACTGGGACGACGGCTGGCTGAGCGAGGACATGCTCAAGCTCAACATCTGGACGCCGTCGCTCTCGGGCTCCCGCCCGGTGATGGTGTACTACCACGGCGGCGGTTTCTCCTTCGGCTCGTCCTACGAGCTCCCGTCGCATGAAGGCGCACAGATGGCCCGCCACCACGACGTTGCGCAGGTCTCGGTCAATCACCGCCTCAACATCCTGGGCTTTTTCGACGCCTCGGAGATCGGCGGCTCGGCCTACGAGGACTCGGTCAACGTCGGTATGACGGACCTGGTCGACTCGCTCAAGTGGGTACGCGAGAATATAGCCAACTTCGGCGGCGACCCCGACCGCGTCATGATTTACGGGCAGTCCGGCGGCGGCTCCAAGGTCACCACGCTGCTCGGCATGCCCTCCGCTTCGGGCCTCATCCATCGCGCCGCGGCGCAGTCCGGCGGTGGCGGCAACATCCCCACGCGCGAGCAGCAGCGCGAGGTCGCACGCGTCATGATGAAGGACCTCGGCCTTGCGGCGAACGACATTGGCGCGCTTCAAAAGATGGGCTGGCCGAGCCTGATCGCCGCCGGCAATGCGGCCATCACCAAGGTCAACCCGCCGGGCCCTGCCTTCTTCGGTCCCGGCCTTCCGGGACATCCTCGCGCCGGCTGGACTCCCTCGGTCGACGGCAAGGTAATCACCATGCGCTCGTTCTTCGACGCCGCGCCGGACGTGAGCAAGAACGTTCCCATCCTCATCGGCTCGGTCTCGGAAGAGGGCAACAGCATGACTTCCATTCCTACTGAGGCCGAGTGGCATGCCGGCCTGGCGAAGACCTACGGCGAAGAAAAAGCAACCGCCATTGTGACAACCCTCAAGGCCAACTATCCCCACAAGCAAACCGCCACGCTGTCGTACATGTGCAGCGGTCGCCCAGGACTCAACGGCCTGTTCATGCGGAACAATGTCGTGAAGATGTGCGGGCTCAAGCACGACCTCCATGCCGCCCCCGCCTACGCCTACTACTTCACCTGGCAAACGCCCCTGTTCGACGGCCGCCCCGGTGCTTGGCACACGGCCGATCTGCAGTTCTGCTTTGACAACACCAAGCGCTGCGAACAGGGCACCGGCAATACACTTGAGGCGCAAGCCCTGGCGCGGAAAATGGCTGCGTCTTGGGCGGCGTTTGCCTCCATCGGCAAGCCCAGCGTCTCCGGCGTTGCATGGCAGCCGACCGACCCTGACATCAACCGCACCATGATCTTCGATAACGAATGCCGCATGGTAAATGACCCGGACGGCAACGCGCGCAAGATCATCCTCGCTTGAAAGCTTTCGGCTTGCGGGGCCTGGCGTAGGCTCGCCGCGCTCCTTAATAGCCCCGCCCAAGCGAGTTGAATGAAACACTCGGTAGGCACTTTGGCGGGACTCATGAGATACAACCCGCCGATGACTCCTTCTCGGCCGATAACTCCCACCCCGACAGTGTCGCCATCGGAGTCCGAAGCCACAACGGACGCGAACCTGAATTGAGGAAGTGAGCGTATCGAAGAGGCTGGGCCGCCATGTACATCGATGCGCGCAACGGGAGCTACACCTCTACACATTGACTGAGGAGCAGGTTGCGACTGAGTTTGGAAAAAGAAGAGCAAGCGCCCTAGCAAATGCGTGAACAATCACTGTTATCCACGCATCTTTGCGTTCATAAACCGAGACTTGAACCGCCGGATGGCCGCGAAGAAGCGAAACTGAACGAGCGCAAAATCGCCAAGTCATTCATCGACACTTCGAAAGTGTCCACATGGCCGCGTAGTCGACTACACGGCCATGTGGCGCTTCATATCGGCGATTATGCACCAATCCGAGGGTGCAATCAGATACTGATGGGGATACCGAAACGCCTTGAAGTTCGACTGTGTAAATTTTATTCAAAATGGTTGAGATCGGTGTCGGGTGCAGGTTGGACCAGTGCTCGACACATTGCTACGATCTGGCCCTTGTGATGAAAGGCATGGGTCAGGACATGGTGAAGGATGAGCGCAGGAGCGCGGATGGCGACATATGGAAGCGGCTCATTGCGTCGAGATAGGCCGTGAGTGCATCGCTGTGTCCTGCTTCGAGCTGCTCGATGAGGCTCTTCACGTTGGCAGCGATAACTTCTTTGGCGGTCTGCCGTGGCTGCGGCTGTTTAGGGTTTTCGCTGATGGGGGTAATGGTGCTGGTGGTTGTCTTCATGGGTGTTTCCTCCTTGGCATTGGCCGTTATTTTTTCATGCCATGCGTGGC encodes:
- a CDS encoding alpha/beta hydrolase, with protein sequence MLEARKLFLHVTTLHVTMLASILWCGASLAAQVQTIVPPPVPGARPVTVERIKVHSAAIEGNFEGETADRDVIVFLPPSYKHDTGRHYPVLYALHGYFIGAEQWTGEIHVPQTIEGAIAQGAGEMIVVLPDSKTVYLGSFYSSSATTGDFERFIFHDLVAYIDAHYRTLPTRESRGLVGHSMGGYGASRIGMKHPDVFGALYMMSPCCLSPMTGGGPGPVDDMKQRAIDGEKKAGTAKSPAELAAVSPGFAAAPYATAAAWAPDPKNPPLYFDLPTKDGVPQPEIVAKLTANAPLAFVDQYIGNLKQYRAISMDVGDQDGLRVDATKLHEMLDRYGIVNTFTVYPGSHTSAVADRFQNFVMPFFSKNLCFTTTCN
- a CDS encoding carboxylesterase/lipase family protein gives rise to the protein MTRTPVLTRREALFLSATAGIAAATPSTLLASDSIKTGVHQEPGSVSTPRSAIAKTQYGPVRGFLSGGVFTFKGVPYGQNSGGENRWLPLKPPTPWTDEYPAFSYGANCPQSLHPWTAIEQTFIQDWDDGWLSEDMLKLNIWTPSLSGSRPVMVYYHGGGFSFGSSYELPSHEGAQMARHHDVAQVSVNHRLNILGFFDASEIGGSAYEDSVNVGMTDLVDSLKWVRENIANFGGDPDRVMIYGQSGGGSKVTTLLGMPSASGLIHRAAAQSGGGGNIPTREQQREVARVMMKDLGLAANDIGALQKMGWPSLIAAGNAAITKVNPPGPAFFGPGLPGHPRAGWTPSVDGKVITMRSFFDAAPDVSKNVPILIGSVSEEGNSMTSIPTEAEWHAGLAKTYGEEKATAIVTTLKANYPHKQTATLSYMCSGRPGLNGLFMRNNVVKMCGLKHDLHAAPAYAYYFTWQTPLFDGRPGAWHTADLQFCFDNTKRCEQGTGNTLEAQALARKMAASWAAFASIGKPSVSGVAWQPTDPDINRTMIFDNECRMVNDPDGNARKIILA
- a CDS encoding alpha-N-arabinofuranosidase produces the protein MGLILTTVPRKRTLLFQRLLLLSFFLPAIAALSQAPAITATVDVAKTGGPISKNIYGQFLEHGGDIVNAGIWSEMLVDRKFFYPVATVAPTPPPAIGNAAGNPRFENIPKRWWAPVGGDSAVRMDSKAPYTGDQSPAVRLSPSEPHGLRQSGLFVRSKKTYTGRIILAGTPGTVVKVALVGGSGATGRQSITIHTLGWGYRTYPLRYTADADSDNATLEITGTGTGEFHVGAVSLMSADNIEGFRPEVIAVLKQLRFGVLRFPGGNFVSSYEWRYGVGDIDKRPPIFDPVWHALQPNDVGTDEFLTLCKLLGVDPYITVNAGFGDAWSARELVEYTNGAVTTPMGKWRAQNGHSTPYNVKLWGIGNEPWGDYQMGAMALQQYEVKHNIFAKEMRKIDPTIMLIAGGAMPDVMEGADQARRINGQYVPDYLSAADWTGQLLLHCLSNIDMVSEHYYASGTEHTDMKLGKKVPIEPPLSFIESQRAAAVQVRAKYEHYEKYLELIPALRAKPVPIAIDEWAYFLPGKRDSYHTVPAYAWAFHEMFRHSDIFQMANLTFATATFSSNGTEAVLNPTGLLFKMYRDHFGVIPVEVGGNSPQPKPAFPAGGDQPAVNPGSPTYPLDVSAALSGDRKTLTIAVLNPSDAEHSIHLDIQGAALASAGKLWRMAPNSIDATVKAGSPAEVQVEEQSLGALPAAVTLRPFSVNIYSYPVQ
- a CDS encoding DinB family protein, translating into MRAPALILHHVLTHAFHHKGQIVAMCRALVQPAPDTDLNHFE
- a CDS encoding glycoside hydrolase family 3 C-terminal domain-containing protein, producing the protein MKLHLKLSLAFAALCAATLVPAGAQQDTSHMPFMNPQLAPEERATDLVRRMTLAEKASEMQNNSAAVPRLNIPAYQWWSEALHGVINEGVTEYPEPVGLAATFDPAGIHTMAAQIGVEGRIKHVQNLREGHIGIMGGLDFWSPNLNIFRDPRWGRGQETYGEDPFLTGRMGVAYVTGLQGDNPKYYLGIATPKHFAVHSGPEPTRHFADVDVSRHDEVDTYQPAFRAAIVEGKAASVMCAYNAINGEPACANQYLLQDQLRGKWGFQGYVVSDCDAVRDVAANHRYRPTQAQGAAISVIRGMDNECVTFTTRFGEPVEKAYIDAVQQGYLPESTLDTALIRLFTARIKLGMFDPPAMVPYSSIDERELDSAEHRAHARKLAEESMVLLKNDGLLPLKPEIRKIAVVGPLAEQTRPLIGNYAGRPTHIVSILDGLHAQFPGATITYVPGIQFLHPDGTPVPNNLLTTPDGNPGLHAEYNEGRRGFDDVPKKLVERTEPNINLSKATLPKEVADRKRFGVQWTGFLTPPETGEYLLGVRSQGFARVRVDGKQVASAGGGGHDLEPAMGRVKLEKGRKVALEISGGTQDGNAHAELIWSKYDPTVSPEAVAVARDADSIIAVVGITSQLEGEEMPVSEPGFLGGDRTSIDLPQPEEDLVEAVAATGKPLAVVLMNGSALAVNWINDHANAVLEAWYPGEEGGAAVAETLSGKNNPAGRLPVTFYKGLEGLPNFEDYAMANRTYRYFTGKPLYPFGYGLSYTTFGYSDLVLSSPTVAAGQPVEADVLVTNSGKLAGDEVVQLYLKFPDVKGAPIMALRSFERIHLDPGASQKVHFHLNPRDLGMVTELGSPIIAEGDYSLSVGGGQPGTGSPGVNGKFHVTGNYALPE
- a CDS encoding AraC family transcriptional regulator gives rise to the protein MNTVVVHPVHARAAPILDFEFGDAEAILYIPSNGMPPILSPRTVLIGMQTGRRGELHISGTVDSFAILFQPDGLDLLFALPAQEFTDRSFDAESVFGRMIARFHERLADCRSSEERVSVANQFLIQHAHATRTRDGITAAAHQMLLEAAAGGIPAMAERAGLSARQFRRIFLQRVGVSPKLFARIARFEGALDRMARSSGGSWTEVAHRFGYYDQMHMVHEFAQFTGETPTRTLHYFETAFQRQMSAMRSSNGPRCDGGRWIL